Part of the Deltaproteobacteria bacterium genome, GCTGCTCCTTCCCCTTTCGGCCTTCGTGGTGCAGCTCTTCTTCGGCAAAAGGCTTCCCCGGGGCGGGGACTGGATTTCCACGACGGCGATCCTCGGCGGGTTCGTGCTTTCTCTCCTCACTGCGGTTGATGTCCTTTCTTACGGTGACCCGAACTTTCATTATGAGGTTTCCGTCCCCTGGATTGCCTTCGGTCATGTCACGCTGACCATGGGGATGCTCGTCGATAACCTTACGGCGATCATGCTCGTCCTCGTAACGGGGATTGCCTCGTGCGTTCACTTCTTTTCCATGTACTATATGGACGGTGATGCCGGGTATCATCGCTATTTCGGTTATCTCTCCTTCTTTTGTTTTTCCATGCTGGGGATCGTGATTTCCGATAATCTCCTGATGACCTTCATGTTCTGGGAACTGGTCGGGTTTGCCTCCTATTCCCTGATCGGATTCTGGTTTCACAGGGACTCCGCCGCGGAGGCGCAGAAGAAGGCTTTCGTGGTCAACCGTGTCGGCGATGTCGGGTTCATTGTCGGTCTGATGATCGTCTTCTCCCGGGTCGGGGACTTCCGTTTCAGCCGGGTTTTTGATGCCGTCGGCGCCGGCTCCTTCAACGGCGCAGTCCTCTTCGGGATTCCTCTTTTGACTGTTGCCGGAATCGGGATCTTTCTCGGGGCCATGGGGAAGTCGGCCCAGTTCCCCCTCCACGTCTGGCTCCCCGATGCCATGGAGGGGCCGACCACGGCGAGTTCCCTGATTCATGCCGCAACGATGGTGGCGGCAGGGGTCTTTCTTACGGCCCGGATCTTTCCGGTTCTGACGCCGGAGGCGTTGGTCTTCGTGACCTGGATCGGTGCGATCACGGCGATGATGGCGGCGACGATCGCCCTGGTCCAGCGGGATATCAAAAAGGTTCTCGCCTACTCCACGATCAGCCAGCTCGGTTATATGATGTTGGGGCTCGGCGCCGGCGGTTACGCTGCGGGGTTGTCTCATCTCTTTACCCACGCCTTCTTCAAGTGCCTTCTCTTCCTCTGTGCCGGGAGCGTGATCCATTCCCTCCACACGCAGGACATGTTCGAGATGGGGGGGCTCAGAAAAAAAATGCCCGTGACTTTTATCACGATGCTGTCGGGGGCGCTTGCAATCTCCGGTGTCCCCTTTTTCTCCGGCTTCGTCAGTAAAGATGCCATCCTGACCCAGGTTTATCTGAAGACGCTGGAACAGCCCGACCTGCTCCATCGCATTCCCTTCCTCCTTGGGATGGGGGCGGCGGTGCTGACGGCCTTCTACATGTTTCGTTTGATCTTTCTGACCTTCTTCGGTACACCGAGGGATCGGGGCAGATTTGATCACGCCCATGAATCGCCGCCTCTGGCGACGGTTCCTCTGGTGATCCTCGCGCTCTTTACCTTCGGGTTCTTCTGGAGCGGAAGTGTCGATCTGCCTGTGCCGGGCCATGCGGTTCGGATTCCCGTGGGGTTTGTTGAGGAAGGATGGATCTCTCATCTTCTCGTGCCGCCTGCCCTCAAAGGTCTTTCCGTCTCCACAGCGGAAGGAGATTACAGCGAAGCGAAGGAAGTCGAAGAAGGATATGCGGATCCGCACTCTGCAGCCCACCGCCGG contains:
- the nuoL gene encoding NADH-quinone oxidoreductase subunit L — its product is MMTYDLAHPSFPVIVLLLPLSAFVVQLFFGKRLPRGGDWISTTAILGGFVLSLLTAVDVLSYGDPNFHYEVSVPWIAFGHVTLTMGMLVDNLTAIMLVLVTGIASCVHFFSMYYMDGDAGYHRYFGYLSFFCFSMLGIVISDNLLMTFMFWELVGFASYSLIGFWFHRDSAAEAQKKAFVVNRVGDVGFIVGLMIVFSRVGDFRFSRVFDAVGAGSFNGAVLFGIPLLTVAGIGIFLGAMGKSAQFPLHVWLPDAMEGPTTASSLIHAATMVAAGVFLTARIFPVLTPEALVFVTWIGAITAMMAATIALVQRDIKKVLAYSTISQLGYMMLGLGAGGYAAGLSHLFTHAFFKCLLFLCAGSVIHSLHTQDMFEMGGLRKKMPVTFITMLSGALAISGVPFFSGFVSKDAILTQVYLKTLEQPDLLHRIPFLLGMGAAVLTAFYMFRLIFLTFFGTPRDRGRFDHAHESPPLATVPLVILALFTFGFFWSGSVDLPVPGHAVRIPVGFVEEGWISHLLVPPALKGLSVSTAEGDYSEAKEVEEGYADPHSAAHRRVGLLSMAAAAAGILLAWMIYLKEWISAGAVRRRMIVAALFLENLWYFDYLYDRGIVRGLHRWNRAVFRFDRKVIDGLVNAVGCGGAWTGRLAGAFDRNVIDGLVTLTADSAQRLGREFSRFQTGRIQGYVFLGLLALCLYVIVGVM